A part of Microbulbifer salipaludis genomic DNA contains:
- the ampC gene encoding class C beta-lactamase, whose translation MPLPITACSRPSAPVRWGALVCGLWMWALAPSLVQAGALSSQQLEAAVIDAIQPVVEKHRIPGMALALTIEGEPYFFNLGETALEGGEPVTEHTLFEIGSVSKTFTATLAAYAQVKGALDFNAPVSTYLPALRGSAMGDVSVLNLATHTAGHFPLQLPAELRSEDELLAYFRNWQPQYTPGSKRTYANPGSGLLGVLAARSLNQPFAQAMQDAVFRGLGLGHTFIEVPEENMVGYAEGHNREHQPVRVTIGLLGEEAYGVRSSAADLTRYLAAQMELIRVAPEIQQALRITRQGYFRTDYYVQDMVWEQYALPLNKAHLLAGNSRVMLRHDHPVTAISPPLPLQRNVLINKTGSTGGFSTYVAFIPEKKFGFVLLANKYFPNDERVAMLYGILQAILPEVIATPEAGAKDISGGVSGLVSDVVATHSQPAHGVSLTEKNPRG comes from the coding sequence ATGCCGTTACCGATCACCGCTTGTTCCCGGCCATCCGCTCCCGTCCGCTGGGGCGCGCTGGTGTGCGGGCTGTGGATGTGGGCGCTGGCGCCATCGTTGGTGCAGGCGGGTGCGCTCTCCTCCCAGCAGCTGGAGGCCGCGGTGATCGACGCCATTCAACCGGTGGTGGAAAAACATCGCATCCCCGGAATGGCGCTGGCATTGACCATCGAGGGTGAACCCTATTTTTTCAATCTGGGGGAAACTGCGCTGGAGGGCGGTGAGCCGGTTACCGAGCACACCCTGTTCGAGATCGGCTCGGTGAGCAAGACGTTTACCGCCACCCTGGCGGCTTACGCGCAGGTAAAGGGCGCACTGGATTTCAACGCGCCGGTCAGCACGTATCTGCCGGCACTGCGCGGCAGTGCCATGGGCGATGTCTCGGTGTTGAACCTGGCCACGCACACCGCCGGACATTTTCCGCTGCAGTTGCCAGCAGAGCTGCGCAGCGAGGATGAACTGCTGGCCTATTTCCGCAACTGGCAGCCGCAGTACACCCCCGGCAGCAAACGTACCTACGCCAACCCCGGTAGCGGCCTGCTGGGGGTGCTGGCAGCGCGCAGCCTCAATCAGCCTTTTGCCCAAGCGATGCAGGATGCGGTATTTCGTGGGCTCGGTCTCGGGCACACCTTTATTGAAGTGCCCGAGGAAAACATGGTCGGCTATGCCGAGGGTCACAACCGCGAGCATCAGCCCGTCCGGGTAACGATCGGCCTGCTGGGGGAAGAGGCCTATGGCGTGCGGTCCAGTGCCGCAGACCTGACCCGCTACCTGGCGGCGCAGATGGAACTGATCAGGGTGGCACCGGAAATACAGCAGGCATTGCGGATTACCCGCCAGGGGTACTTTCGCACCGACTATTACGTGCAGGACATGGTGTGGGAGCAGTACGCCCTGCCGCTGAACAAGGCGCACCTGCTGGCGGGTAACTCGCGCGTAATGCTTCGTCACGACCATCCGGTAACGGCGATCTCGCCGCCGCTACCTCTACAGCGCAATGTGCTGATTAACAAGACCGGGTCTACCGGCGGTTTTTCTACCTACGTGGCGTTTATTCCCGAGAAAAAATTCGGCTTCGTGCTGTTGGCCAACAAGTATTTCCCCAACGATGAGCGGGTTGCGATGTTGTATGGCATTTTGCAGGCAATCCTGCCGGAGGTGATCGCCACACCGGAAGCCGGGGCGAAGGATATATCTGGTGGAGTGTCTGGTCTCGTATCAGATGTTGTGGCGACACACAGTCAGCCGGCACATGGGGTCAGCCTCACAGAGAAAAATCCCAGGGGATAA
- a CDS encoding 4'-phosphopantetheinyl transferase family protein — protein MMRETGGFIGEVCTEMAPASGVRVVRCAFDSDRYQPGLFTELRIAMPESIARSVPKRQAEFLAGRYAAALALQYLSPAAIGSTQVGIGERRNPLWPNGVVGSISHTDVVAVCAVGLRTGLDYLGIDREALMSARVCDEVAPVVSSRPERERLCAGGLSEQAATTLIFSAKESLFKALYPLVRDYFGFEVAEATALCLEEQILVLRLSESFASKYHLPREYRCQFTLGEHWIQSLTCGKLLGRARAGVSG, from the coding sequence ATGATGCGAGAGACGGGCGGCTTTATTGGTGAGGTGTGCACGGAGATGGCGCCGGCAAGTGGGGTGCGTGTGGTGCGTTGCGCGTTTGATAGCGACCGCTATCAGCCAGGGCTGTTTACCGAGCTCCGCATTGCCATGCCGGAATCCATCGCGCGATCGGTGCCCAAGAGGCAGGCGGAATTCCTTGCCGGGCGCTACGCTGCGGCGCTGGCGCTGCAGTATCTGTCTCCGGCAGCTATCGGGAGCACTCAGGTTGGCATCGGCGAGCGTCGCAATCCTCTCTGGCCGAACGGCGTGGTGGGCTCCATTTCCCACACAGACGTTGTCGCGGTGTGCGCAGTGGGCTTGCGTACCGGGTTGGACTATCTCGGTATTGATAGGGAAGCGCTGATGTCCGCCCGGGTGTGTGACGAGGTGGCACCGGTTGTGTCTTCACGTCCGGAGCGGGAGCGGCTTTGCGCCGGGGGCCTGTCAGAGCAGGCGGCCACTACCCTGATTTTTTCTGCCAAAGAGAGCCTGTTCAAGGCGCTGTACCCGTTGGTGCGCGACTACTTTGGCTTTGAAGTGGCCGAGGCCACAGCGCTCTGCCTGGAAGAGCAGATTCTGGTGCTGCGCCTGAGTGAATCCTTCGCCAGCAAATACCACCTGCCGCGGGAGTACCGCTGCCAGTTCACCCTCGGTGAGCACTGGATCCAATCGCTGACCTGCGGAAAGTTGCTCGGCCGTGCGCGTGCGGGGGTGAGCGGCTGA
- a CDS encoding phytoene desaturase family protein has translation MSASNTSVPSEGSSSSSSSSSSFNPNPNPNPNPNPNPNPKPSRLRIGRRYRAGRLAGPYDAIVIGSGIGGLTTAALLSAAGKKVLVLEQHYTAGGFTHAYDRNGYEWDVGVHYIGDVGGHPTMTRKLFDFISGGHLQWAPMDSTYDRICLGDEQYDLVAGREAFVDELSRRFPGQRPVIEAYLERVMAVASAMPLITLEKLCPRWCAPLFGLYKKLRWPDYLHKTTYEVLRELTDNETLIAVLTGQWGDNGMTPKTGSFIIHALIAKHYLYGGYYPVGGASKMAETIIPQIQKTGGEVFTYARVETLLLDGARVTGVRMEDGTEIFAPAVISNAGVFNTFEKLLPESAASAAGYPRQLQTVQPSMSHLCLYIGLRKTAAELGLPKTNYWLYPSPDYQADTEAFLQDPGAEIPLVYISFPSAKDPEFENRYPGRATIEVVAPAQYAWFERWQEKTWGKRGADYEALKQQFSERLLAHLYRHFSQLRGQIDYCELSTPLSTRHFCAYTQGEIYGLNHDPARFAQTWLRPKTRVPGLYLTGQDIMSCGVAGAMFAGLVTAQSLLGWRRGGALMRRIFSGSTAENNGAQSTSPLSKLGADRLRAP, from the coding sequence ATGTCTGCGTCCAATACCTCAGTACCCTCTGAAGGTTCCAGTTCCAGTTCCAGTTCCAGTTCCAGTTTCAATCCCAATCCCAACCCCAACCCCAACCCCAACCCCAACCCCAACCCCAAACCGAGCCGTTTGCGCATAGGCCGTCGCTATCGCGCCGGGCGACTCGCGGGGCCCTACGATGCCATTGTCATCGGCTCCGGGATCGGAGGGCTGACAACGGCGGCCCTGCTGAGTGCCGCCGGAAAAAAAGTGCTGGTGCTTGAGCAGCACTACACTGCGGGCGGTTTTACCCATGCCTACGATCGCAACGGTTACGAGTGGGATGTGGGGGTGCACTACATTGGCGATGTGGGTGGCCACCCCACCATGACGCGCAAGCTGTTCGATTTTATCTCCGGTGGCCACCTGCAGTGGGCCCCCATGGATAGCACCTACGACCGCATCTGCCTGGGTGACGAGCAGTACGATTTGGTGGCGGGCCGGGAGGCGTTTGTCGACGAACTCAGCCGGCGCTTTCCCGGCCAGCGGCCGGTGATCGAGGCATATCTGGAGCGAGTGATGGCGGTGGCCAGCGCCATGCCCCTGATCACGCTGGAGAAACTGTGCCCGCGCTGGTGCGCCCCCCTGTTCGGCCTGTACAAAAAGCTGCGCTGGCCGGACTACCTGCACAAGACGACCTACGAAGTGCTACGAGAGCTGACGGATAACGAGACGTTGATCGCGGTGCTCACTGGCCAGTGGGGCGACAACGGCATGACGCCCAAAACCGGCAGTTTCATTATTCACGCACTGATCGCCAAGCACTACCTGTACGGGGGCTACTACCCGGTGGGTGGCGCCAGCAAGATGGCGGAAACCATTATTCCCCAGATCCAGAAAACCGGCGGTGAGGTATTTACCTACGCGCGGGTAGAAACCCTGTTGCTGGATGGGGCACGGGTAACCGGTGTGCGCATGGAGGATGGAACAGAAATCTTTGCACCGGCGGTCATCTCCAATGCGGGCGTATTTAACACGTTTGAAAAGCTGTTGCCGGAAAGTGCCGCCAGCGCCGCCGGCTATCCGCGCCAGCTGCAAACGGTGCAACCGTCAATGAGCCATTTGTGCCTGTATATCGGCCTGCGGAAAACCGCCGCAGAGCTCGGCTTGCCGAAGACCAATTACTGGCTGTACCCGAGCCCGGACTACCAGGCAGATACCGAGGCCTTCCTGCAGGACCCAGGGGCGGAGATTCCACTGGTGTACATTTCTTTTCCCTCTGCCAAAGACCCGGAGTTTGAAAACCGCTACCCCGGCCGCGCCACCATCGAAGTGGTGGCACCGGCACAATACGCCTGGTTCGAACGCTGGCAGGAGAAAACCTGGGGCAAGCGCGGCGCAGACTACGAGGCCCTGAAGCAGCAGTTCAGTGAGCGCTTGCTGGCGCACCTGTACCGGCATTTCTCGCAGTTGCGCGGGCAGATCGATTACTGCGAACTCTCCACCCCGCTCTCCACGCGTCATTTCTGCGCATACACCCAGGGGGAAATCTACGGCCTCAACCACGACCCGGCCCGCTTTGCGCAGACCTGGTTGCGACCAAAGACGCGGGTGCCCGGCCTGTATCTCACCGGCCAGGACATCATGAGCTGTGGGGTCGCGGGCGCCATGTTTGCCGGGCTGGTGACCGCGCAAAGCCTGCTGGGATGGCGCCGGGGTGGGGCGTTGATGCGGCGGATTTTTAGCGGAAGTACAGCAGAAAATAACGGGGCTCAAAGCACGTCACCCCTGTCCAAGCTGGGCGCTGATCGTCTCCGGGCCCCCTGA
- a CDS encoding TetR/AcrR family transcriptional regulator yields the protein MATGFDAGKITPEETTRKASATNKKAEKREIAKAKILNATLDIIAKKGLAALSHRSIASAAGVQLAMTTYYFGTIDNILVAAFREFVKSMEPVNADLIRRGDAFLAQLQGADGTVKDCERYIEGIADIFAQMIDSGLSSRRDQLRIESQYLFEQHPSEALAEEIQAYNDWLADIALRFIRPIGAQDPELDAQLFLWTVQCLDFSNVSSVQVKGPSSRDVLLRLMRGFCV from the coding sequence ATGGCAACCGGCTTCGACGCTGGCAAAATCACCCCCGAGGAGACAACTCGCAAGGCCTCTGCCACGAACAAGAAGGCCGAGAAACGCGAGATCGCCAAGGCCAAAATCCTCAACGCGACCCTGGACATCATTGCCAAAAAGGGTCTCGCCGCCCTGTCGCACCGCTCTATTGCCAGTGCCGCGGGCGTGCAGTTGGCGATGACCACCTATTACTTCGGCACCATCGACAACATTCTGGTGGCGGCATTCCGCGAGTTTGTTAAATCGATGGAGCCGGTGAACGCGGACCTGATCCGTCGCGGCGACGCGTTTTTGGCCCAACTGCAGGGTGCCGATGGCACCGTGAAAGACTGTGAGCGCTACATTGAGGGCATCGCAGACATTTTCGCCCAGATGATCGACAGTGGCCTGTCTTCCCGGCGGGACCAGTTGCGCATTGAGAGTCAGTACCTGTTTGAGCAGCACCCCTCGGAAGCCCTCGCCGAGGAAATTCAGGCGTACAACGACTGGCTTGCGGATATCGCGCTGCGTTTTATCCGTCCCATCGGCGCACAGGACCCAGAGCTGGATGCCCAGCTGTTCCTGTGGACCGTGCAATGCCTGGATTTTTCCAACGTTAGCAGTGTGCAGGTCAAGGGGCCGTCGAGCCGCGATGTCCTGCTGCGCCTGATGCGCGGCTTCTGCGTGTAA
- a CDS encoding pseudouridine synthase translates to MRPYYPPTDPYLDVVYADTHLLVLDKPSGLLTVPGRAPEHQDSLASRAQAEYPDARIVHRLDMDTSGLVVMALGADMHRLLSGLFQNRQVEKSYLARVWGEPERDEGEVDLPLICDWPNRPRQKVCFDSGKPSLTRWQKLDSDGSTSLLQLTPVTGRSHQLRVHMQAMGHPILGDPFYAHPQALAAAPRLLLHAQALGFEHPVLEKEMHFLCNPGDGFLDFPL, encoded by the coding sequence TTGCGTCCCTACTATCCACCCACCGACCCCTATCTGGATGTCGTCTACGCCGATACCCACCTGCTGGTACTGGACAAGCCCAGTGGCCTGCTGACGGTGCCGGGCCGCGCGCCGGAACATCAGGACAGCCTCGCCAGCCGGGCGCAGGCGGAATACCCTGACGCGCGCATTGTGCATCGTCTGGATATGGACACCTCGGGGCTGGTGGTGATGGCGCTGGGTGCGGACATGCACCGCCTGTTGAGTGGTCTGTTTCAGAATCGTCAGGTGGAAAAAAGCTATCTGGCGCGTGTTTGGGGTGAGCCGGAGCGGGATGAGGGTGAGGTGGACCTGCCGCTGATTTGCGACTGGCCGAATCGGCCGCGGCAAAAGGTGTGTTTCGACTCCGGCAAGCCGTCGCTGACCCGCTGGCAGAAACTCGACAGCGACGGCAGCACCAGCCTGCTGCAGCTGACCCCGGTCACCGGTCGCTCACACCAGCTGCGGGTACATATGCAGGCCATGGGCCACCCGATTCTGGGCGATCCCTTCTACGCGCATCCGCAAGCCCTGGCCGCGGCGCCGCGCTTGCTGCTGCACGCGCAGGCGCTGGGGTTTGAGCACCCGGTGCTGGAGAAAGAAATGCACTTTTTGTGCAATCCCGGTGACGGTTTTCTGGATTTCCCTCTCTAA
- a CDS encoding Tex family protein, producing MLDINARIAEELNVRPQQVAAAVGLLDEGATVPFISRYRKEVTGELDDTQLRNLEERLRYLRELEERRAAILKSIDEQGKLTPELAQQINAADTKNRLEDLYLPYKPKRRTKGQIAIEAGLEPLADALYADPSLNPEEEAQKYLNTENEDAALHVKDIKAALDGAKFILMERFAEDAELLGKLRNFLSRDGQVKSKVLAGKEEEGAKFRDYFEYAEDWAKVPSHRALAIFRGRNEGILAINLGLDGDEERPATASHPCEAMIARHVDIEDHGRPADKWLGEVVRWTWRIKLLTSLETDLLGQLREKAEEEAIKVFSRNLKDLLLSAPAGQKATIGLDPGLRTGVKVAVVDATGKVLDHTAIYPNPPQNKLAESAAVIATLCKKYDVGLIAIGNGTASRETDKFVGETIKQFKLTAQKVMVNEAGASVYSASEFAAREFPDLDVTIRGAISIARRLQDPLAELVKIEPKSIGVGQYQHDVSQSQLARSLDAVVEDCVNGVGAELNSASAPLLARVSGLSQSIANNIISYRDQNGAFKSRDQLKEVPRLGPKAFEQAAGFLRINNGENPLDKSGVHPESYIVVKRIAEKNGREINSLIGDSGFLRRLNPADYTDEKFGLPTVKDIIAELEKPGRDPRPEFRTAQFEDGVEEIKDLRPGMVLEGTVTNVTNFGAFVDIGVHQDGLVHISALSEKFVKDPHEVVKANDIVKVKVMEVDVARKRIGLSMRMSDEPGEQGSGGVKKGDHRESRQAQRHNNRNRQQQGGGNAGGGRGSMGDLLAAAMKGKK from the coding sequence ATGTTGGATATCAACGCCCGTATTGCCGAAGAACTGAACGTGCGCCCGCAGCAAGTGGCTGCCGCCGTAGGCCTGCTGGACGAGGGCGCAACGGTGCCCTTCATCTCCCGCTACCGGAAAGAAGTAACCGGTGAGCTGGACGACACCCAGCTGCGCAACCTGGAAGAGCGCCTGCGCTACCTGCGCGAATTGGAAGAGCGCCGTGCCGCCATCCTGAAAAGCATCGACGAGCAGGGCAAACTTACGCCGGAACTGGCACAGCAGATCAATGCGGCCGACACCAAGAACCGCCTCGAAGATCTCTACCTGCCCTACAAACCCAAGCGCCGCACCAAGGGCCAGATCGCCATCGAGGCGGGGTTGGAGCCTCTGGCCGACGCTCTCTACGCCGACCCCAGCCTGAACCCGGAAGAGGAAGCCCAGAAGTACCTCAACACGGAAAACGAAGACGCCGCCCTGCATGTGAAAGACATCAAGGCCGCCCTCGACGGGGCCAAGTTCATCCTGATGGAGCGCTTTGCCGAAGACGCCGAGCTGCTGGGCAAGCTGCGCAATTTCCTCAGCCGCGATGGCCAGGTGAAGTCCAAGGTACTCGCCGGCAAGGAAGAGGAAGGGGCCAAGTTTCGCGACTACTTTGAATACGCCGAAGACTGGGCCAAGGTGCCCAGTCACCGCGCCCTGGCCATCTTCCGCGGCCGCAACGAGGGCATTCTGGCGATTAACCTGGGGCTCGACGGCGACGAAGAGCGCCCGGCCACTGCCAGCCACCCCTGCGAGGCCATGATCGCCCGCCATGTGGACATCGAAGACCACGGCCGCCCCGCGGACAAGTGGCTGGGTGAAGTGGTGCGCTGGACCTGGCGCATCAAGCTGCTCACCAGCCTGGAAACCGACCTGCTGGGCCAGCTGCGCGAGAAGGCGGAAGAGGAAGCCATCAAGGTGTTCTCCCGCAACCTGAAAGACCTGCTGCTCTCCGCCCCCGCTGGCCAGAAGGCCACCATCGGCCTCGACCCGGGCCTGCGTACCGGGGTAAAAGTGGCCGTGGTCGACGCCACCGGCAAGGTGCTGGACCACACCGCCATCTACCCCAACCCGCCACAGAACAAGCTGGCGGAATCCGCTGCCGTGATCGCCACCCTGTGCAAGAAGTACGATGTGGGCCTGATTGCCATCGGCAACGGCACCGCCAGCCGCGAGACCGACAAGTTCGTGGGCGAGACCATTAAGCAGTTCAAGCTCACCGCGCAGAAGGTGATGGTGAACGAGGCCGGTGCCTCCGTGTATTCCGCCTCCGAATTCGCCGCACGCGAATTCCCCGACCTGGACGTGACCATCCGCGGCGCCATCTCTATCGCCCGCCGCCTGCAGGACCCGCTGGCGGAACTGGTGAAGATCGAGCCCAAGTCCATCGGTGTGGGCCAGTATCAGCACGACGTGTCCCAGTCGCAGCTGGCGCGTTCCCTCGACGCGGTGGTGGAAGACTGTGTGAACGGTGTCGGTGCCGAACTGAACTCCGCTTCGGCACCGCTGCTGGCGCGCGTGTCCGGCCTCAGCCAGTCGATCGCCAACAACATCATCAGCTACCGCGACCAGAACGGCGCGTTCAAGAGCCGCGACCAATTGAAGGAAGTGCCGCGCCTCGGGCCCAAGGCGTTCGAACAGGCCGCCGGCTTCCTGCGTATCAACAACGGCGAGAACCCGCTGGACAAATCCGGGGTACACCCGGAGTCCTACATCGTGGTGAAGCGTATCGCGGAGAAAAACGGCCGCGAGATCAACAGCCTGATCGGCGACTCCGGTTTCCTGCGCCGCCTGAACCCGGCGGATTACACCGATGAAAAATTCGGTCTGCCGACGGTGAAAGACATCATTGCCGAACTGGAAAAGCCCGGCCGTGACCCGCGCCCGGAGTTCCGTACCGCCCAGTTCGAAGACGGTGTGGAAGAGATCAAGGATCTGCGCCCGGGCATGGTGCTGGAAGGCACCGTCACCAACGTCACCAACTTCGGCGCCTTCGTGGACATCGGCGTGCACCAGGACGGCCTGGTGCATATCTCCGCGCTCTCGGAAAAGTTCGTCAAGGACCCGCACGAAGTGGTGAAGGCGAACGACATCGTCAAGGTGAAGGTGATGGAAGTGGACGTAGCGCGCAAGCGTATCGGTCTGTCCATGCGCATGTCTGACGAGCCCGGCGAACAGGGCAGCGGCGGCGTCAAGAAAGGCGACCACCGTGAGAGCAGACAAGCGCAACGCCACAACAACCGCAACCGCCAGCAACAGGGCGGTGGCAACGCGGGCGGTGGTCGCGGCAGCATGGGCGACCTGCTGGCGGCGGCCATGAAGGGCAAGAAGTAA